One Sphaerisporangium krabiense DNA segment encodes these proteins:
- a CDS encoding GNAT family N-acetyltransferase, giving the protein MTVVLHGPPDEEGSSLLLRLWTEDDVPELIDAYRDPVMRQWTRFHVTDEQDARRWVELQRKGWNDGDRLSFAVVESRGESDRPRLVANVVLKGRVTGGNSAEVGYWTTRTARGRGIAGRALEPLTTWAFETFAPQGLECLKLLHQVDNYASCRVAQKCGYVLEEIVPARPPFLHDGHVHVRLAPQE; this is encoded by the coding sequence ATGACTGTCGTGCTCCACGGCCCTCCAGACGAAGAGGGTTCCTCTCTCTTGCTCCGGCTCTGGACAGAAGATGACGTCCCTGAGCTGATCGACGCCTACCGTGACCCCGTCATGCGCCAATGGACCAGGTTTCACGTCACCGATGAGCAGGATGCCCGTCGGTGGGTGGAGCTGCAAAGGAAAGGGTGGAATGACGGCGACCGGCTGAGCTTCGCCGTGGTGGAGTCGAGGGGGGAAAGTGATCGCCCTCGCCTGGTGGCCAATGTGGTATTGAAGGGCCGCGTCACCGGCGGGAATTCCGCCGAAGTGGGTTATTGGACCACTCGCACGGCACGCGGACGGGGTATCGCCGGCCGGGCCCTTGAGCCGCTGACGACCTGGGCTTTTGAGACGTTTGCGCCGCAAGGATTGGAATGTCTTAAGTTGCTCCACCAGGTGGACAACTACGCTTCCTGTCGAGTGGCGCAAAAGTGTGGGTACGTCCTGGAAGAGATTGTTCCTGCTCGACCACCGTTCCTCCACGATGGACACGTTCATGTTCGGCTTGCTCCTCAGGAATGA
- the rph gene encoding rifamycin-inactivating phosphotransferase, with protein sequence MTAFQQIGSTDVAEVGGKGAHLGELSRVDGVRVPDGFCVTTEAFQRVVGEVPSIGAQLDLLSRVTPDDHAAIRALSADIRRVVEGVTVPGDLVAAIGGALARLGEGDSYAVRSSATAEDLPTASFAGQQDSYLNVVGLEEILLHVRRCWASLFTERAVTYRCRNGYDHRKVRMAVVVQRMVFPDAAGILFTADPVTSNRKIATVEAGWGLGEALVSGLVAGDVYTVRDDQVVGTAIATKPRSVQASPGGGTEDAAIEPGRQTQPALTEEQVLRLVRLGRRIEAHFGRPQDIEWCLAGDDFHIVQSRAITTLFPVPETDDQENHVYVSVGHQQMMTDAMKPLGLSVWQLTTPRPMHEAGGRLFVDVAPILATPAGRAMLIGTLGKSDPLIRDALQSLLDRGDFIPSISEENPGAAPAGAPAAPIETDPAVVTELIRDSEASVATLRREIQALSGPALLDFILADIAELKRILFSPRSHQAIMTGMEAAWWLNDHLETWLGEKNAADVLTQSVAHNVTSEMGLALLDVADVIRPHADVVAFLHRVVDEGREGDGFLDELAGLTGGREARDAIRGYLDEYGMRCAGEIDITRTRWSENPATLMPTILGNIKNFEPGAGERRFEQGREESRRKEQELLTRLRALPDGEQKAEETKRMIDRVRTFAGYREYPKYGMVSRYFAYKQALLREADRLVRSGTLREKEDIFFLRFQELQEVVRTNKVDAELVRERREAFRTYEALTPPRILTSDGEVVTGRYRRDDAPPGALPGLPVSAGTVEGRARVVTDMARADLEPGDILVTAYTDPSWTPLFVGVAGLVTEVGGLMTHGAVIAREYGLPAVVGVEQATRLIRDGQRIRVHGTEGYVEILA encoded by the coding sequence GTGACGGCTTTCCAGCAGATCGGCTCGACGGATGTCGCGGAGGTCGGCGGGAAGGGAGCGCACCTCGGTGAGCTCTCGCGGGTCGACGGCGTCCGCGTGCCGGACGGGTTCTGCGTCACGACGGAGGCCTTTCAGCGGGTCGTGGGCGAGGTGCCGTCGATCGGCGCTCAGCTCGACCTGCTGTCGCGCGTGACACCGGATGACCACGCGGCGATCCGCGCCCTGAGCGCGGACATCCGCCGTGTCGTCGAAGGCGTCACGGTGCCCGGCGATCTCGTGGCGGCGATCGGCGGAGCGCTCGCCCGGCTCGGGGAGGGCGACTCCTACGCGGTGCGGTCCAGCGCGACGGCCGAGGACCTGCCGACCGCGTCCTTCGCCGGCCAGCAGGACTCGTACCTGAACGTCGTGGGCCTGGAGGAGATCCTTCTGCACGTCCGGCGGTGCTGGGCCTCGCTGTTCACCGAGCGGGCGGTGACCTACCGGTGCCGTAACGGCTACGACCACCGGAAGGTGCGGATGGCCGTGGTCGTCCAGCGGATGGTGTTCCCGGACGCGGCCGGGATCCTGTTCACCGCGGATCCCGTGACCTCGAACCGCAAGATCGCCACCGTGGAGGCCGGTTGGGGGCTGGGCGAGGCGCTCGTCTCCGGTCTGGTCGCCGGGGACGTCTACACGGTGCGCGACGACCAGGTCGTCGGCACGGCGATCGCCACCAAGCCGCGGTCCGTCCAGGCGTCGCCGGGAGGCGGGACCGAGGACGCGGCGATCGAGCCGGGGCGGCAGACACAGCCGGCTCTGACGGAGGAACAGGTTCTGCGCCTGGTGCGGCTGGGCCGGCGGATCGAGGCGCACTTCGGGCGGCCCCAGGACATCGAGTGGTGCCTGGCCGGCGACGACTTCCACATCGTCCAGAGCCGGGCGATCACCACGCTGTTCCCCGTCCCCGAGACAGACGACCAGGAGAACCACGTCTACGTCTCCGTCGGTCACCAGCAGATGATGACCGACGCGATGAAGCCGCTGGGACTGTCCGTGTGGCAGCTGACGACGCCACGGCCGATGCACGAGGCGGGCGGACGGTTGTTCGTCGACGTGGCCCCCATCCTCGCGACACCGGCGGGCCGCGCCATGCTCATCGGAACCCTGGGGAAGTCCGACCCGCTGATTCGGGACGCGCTCCAGTCGCTCCTGGACCGCGGCGACTTCATCCCCTCGATTTCGGAGGAGAATCCCGGCGCCGCGCCCGCCGGTGCTCCGGCCGCCCCGATCGAGACCGATCCGGCCGTCGTCACCGAGCTGATCCGAGACAGTGAGGCGTCCGTCGCCACCCTGCGGCGCGAGATCCAGGCTCTGTCCGGGCCGGCGCTGCTCGACTTCATCCTGGCCGACATCGCGGAGTTGAAGCGCATCCTGTTCAGTCCGCGCAGCCATCAGGCGATCATGACGGGGATGGAGGCGGCCTGGTGGCTCAATGACCACCTGGAGACGTGGCTGGGCGAGAAGAACGCGGCCGACGTGCTCACGCAGTCCGTCGCCCACAACGTCACCTCGGAGATGGGGCTCGCACTCCTCGACGTCGCGGACGTGATCCGGCCGCACGCGGACGTCGTGGCGTTCCTGCACCGGGTCGTGGACGAAGGCCGCGAGGGCGACGGCTTCCTGGACGAGCTGGCGGGGCTGACGGGCGGACGGGAGGCACGCGACGCCATTCGCGGCTACCTCGACGAGTACGGCATGCGCTGCGCCGGCGAGATCGACATCACCAGAACCCGCTGGAGCGAGAATCCCGCCACGTTGATGCCCACCATTCTCGGCAATATCAAGAACTTCGAGCCGGGCGCCGGCGAGCGACGTTTCGAACAAGGACGCGAGGAGTCACGACGGAAGGAGCAGGAGCTGCTGACGCGACTGCGCGCCCTGCCCGACGGGGAGCAGAAGGCCGAGGAGACCAAGCGGATGATCGACCGCGTCCGCACCTTCGCGGGATACCGGGAATACCCCAAGTACGGCATGGTCAGCCGCTACTTCGCCTACAAGCAGGCATTGCTGCGGGAGGCCGATCGACTCGTCAGGTCCGGCACCCTGCGCGAGAAAGAGGACATCTTCTTCCTCAGGTTCCAGGAATTGCAGGAAGTGGTGCGCACCAACAAGGTGGACGCCGAACTCGTCCGGGAAAGGCGGGAGGCGTTCCGCACGTACGAGGCGCTCACCCCGCCCCGGATCCTCACATCGGACGGCGAGGTCGTCACCGGCCGCTACCGGCGTGACGACGCCCCGCCCGGCGCGCTGCCCGGCCTCCCCGTCTCCGCCGGCACCGTCGAGGGCCGTGCCCGCGTCGTCACGGACATGGCGCGGGCCGACCTCGAGCCGGGCGACATCCTGGTCACCGCCTACACCGACCCCAGCTGGACCCCCCTGTTCGTCGGCGTCGCCGGACTGGTGACGGAGGTGGGCGGCCTCATGACACACGGAGCGGTGATCGCCCGCGAGTACGGCCTGCCGGCCGTCGTGGGCGTGGAGCAGGCCACCCGGCTGATCCGGGACGGTCAGCGGATCCGCGTCCACGGAACCGAGGGCTACGTCGAGATCCTCGCCTGA
- a CDS encoding alpha/beta hydrolase family protein: protein MIFVIRTDYAVFEYFAGNYVWNMAVNHAIVSGARIGEIDQMCRPLVEAAKAEGNDESATAAFLAAWCTVADRLVQQAKVDEEAGHLISAGEKLGRASTYYLTAERMQRPGAAGRQDLYRKVIDTFRRSVEFERENCEFVEIPYSANGRETSFPGLFVRGEGDGPRPCVVEFNGLDSTKEMVYGNGLAQKLAKRGISTLIMDHPGSGEALRLRGMTGSYQSEKYGGAGLDYLASRDDCDAGRCGVVGWSLGGYYAPRAAAFESRFKACVAWGAIYSWPELGAYRQESGQGTEPSVPHFAEHIAWVFGLKTPEDFPPFAATMSMAEHSHRITMPFLVIHGSNDRQIPALFAQKQYDAAVNSSRRELHIVTPEEGGVEHVGFDNPTFTTSYIADWLAETLV, encoded by the coding sequence GTGATCTTCGTTATCAGGACGGACTACGCGGTGTTCGAATACTTTGCCGGCAACTACGTCTGGAACATGGCGGTCAACCACGCGATCGTCTCGGGAGCCCGCATCGGCGAGATCGATCAGATGTGCCGCCCCCTCGTAGAGGCCGCGAAAGCCGAGGGGAACGACGAATCGGCGACCGCGGCATTCCTCGCGGCCTGGTGCACGGTCGCTGACCGCCTGGTCCAACAGGCAAAGGTCGATGAGGAGGCAGGCCACCTGATCTCAGCCGGCGAAAAGCTCGGCCGTGCCTCCACCTATTACCTGACCGCGGAACGCATGCAGCGGCCAGGCGCGGCGGGGCGGCAGGACCTGTACCGCAAGGTGATCGACACCTTCCGTCGAAGCGTCGAATTCGAGCGCGAGAACTGCGAGTTCGTCGAGATCCCGTACAGCGCCAACGGCCGGGAGACCAGCTTTCCCGGGCTCTTCGTCCGCGGAGAGGGCGACGGCCCGCGACCATGCGTGGTGGAGTTCAACGGGCTCGACTCGACCAAGGAGATGGTCTACGGGAATGGGCTCGCGCAAAAGCTCGCCAAGCGTGGCATCTCTACACTGATCATGGACCATCCCGGCTCCGGTGAAGCTCTCCGGCTGCGCGGCATGACCGGCTCCTATCAGAGCGAGAAGTACGGCGGCGCCGGCCTCGACTATCTTGCCTCGCGCGACGACTGCGATGCCGGCCGGTGCGGCGTGGTCGGCTGGTCACTCGGTGGCTATTACGCGCCACGTGCCGCCGCTTTCGAATCACGTTTCAAAGCATGCGTTGCCTGGGGCGCGATCTACTCATGGCCTGAGCTCGGTGCATACAGGCAGGAGAGCGGTCAGGGGACCGAACCATCGGTGCCGCACTTCGCCGAGCACATCGCCTGGGTGTTCGGCCTGAAGACTCCCGAGGACTTCCCGCCGTTCGCGGCAACCATGAGCATGGCCGAGCACAGTCACCGGATCACGATGCCGTTCCTGGTGATTCACGGATCGAACGATCGCCAGATTCCTGCCCTCTTCGCCCAGAAGCAGTACGACGCCGCGGTGAACAGCTCACGGCGCGAACTGCACATCGTCACCCCTGAAGAGGGCGGCGTGGAGCATGTGGGCTTCGACAACCCGACCTTCACCACTTCCTACATCGCGGACTGGCTGGCCGAGACACTCGTCTGA
- a CDS encoding primary-amine oxidase: MTTPVSSLTATEIERTTALVREAGLAGESVRFVYVGLLEPHKQEVLAFRAGTGPRPDRRARVLLLDTATGAARDVTVDLTAGAVAAIAEVDGAHGGMPILVEEFVSVDGILAEEPAWVDALAKRGLTPEHVRCAPLSAGAFDLPGEEGRRIIRVLCFAALAPDDHIWAHPVDGLSAYVDLVGRKATEVIDVGVFPLPEEPSRFHLPQGRPAPLETLRPIEITQPDGPSFQVEGDRITWANWSFNFGFDAREGLVLHHLAYADPDHDGEVRPIVYRASIAEMVVPYGDPAPVRFWQNYFDTGEYLFGRFANSLTLGCDCLGEIHYVDVDLADEAGDVQRIPNAICLHEEDYGTLWKHTDIYTPNSAEVRRQRRLVISFFTTVGNYDYGFYWYLYLDGRIECEAKLTGILFTSAYRGLEEWPYASEVAPGLGAPFHQHLFSARLDMMVDGVRNAVEEVDAVRVPVSPENPYGNAFSYARTRITSEAEGVRSADASVGRTWHVVSTERTNRLGRPTGYVLRAEQNPTLLADPSSSIAARAAFTTRDLWVTRYAPEERYAAGEFVNQNPGGDGLPAYVAGDRPLDGEDVVLWHTFGVTHFPRPEDWPVMPVDHVRFSLTPYGFFDRNPTLNVPATTTDHCEGHPHHAD; the protein is encoded by the coding sequence GTGACCACCCCGGTTTCCAGCCTCACCGCGACCGAGATCGAACGCACCACCGCCCTGGTGCGCGAGGCGGGCCTCGCCGGCGAGAGCGTCCGCTTCGTCTACGTCGGCCTGCTGGAGCCGCACAAGCAGGAGGTGCTCGCGTTCCGGGCCGGCACCGGGCCGAGGCCCGACCGCCGGGCGCGGGTGCTGCTGCTCGACACCGCGACCGGCGCCGCCCGGGACGTGACCGTCGACCTCACCGCAGGAGCGGTCGCCGCGATCGCCGAGGTCGACGGCGCCCACGGCGGGATGCCGATCCTGGTCGAGGAGTTCGTGTCGGTCGACGGGATCCTCGCCGAGGAGCCGGCCTGGGTCGACGCGCTCGCCAAGCGCGGCCTGACCCCGGAGCACGTGAGATGCGCGCCGCTCTCCGCCGGCGCCTTCGACCTGCCCGGCGAGGAGGGCAGGCGGATCATCCGGGTGCTCTGCTTCGCCGCCCTCGCCCCCGACGATCACATCTGGGCGCACCCGGTGGACGGGCTGAGCGCCTACGTCGACCTCGTTGGGAGAAAGGCGACCGAGGTCATCGACGTCGGCGTCTTCCCGCTGCCGGAGGAGCCGAGCAGGTTCCACCTCCCGCAGGGGCGCCCGGCGCCGTTGGAGACCCTCCGGCCCATCGAGATCACCCAGCCCGACGGGCCGTCGTTCCAGGTCGAAGGCGACCGGATCACCTGGGCGAACTGGTCCTTCAACTTCGGGTTCGACGCCCGCGAGGGCCTGGTGCTCCACCACCTGGCCTACGCCGACCCCGACCACGACGGCGAGGTCCGTCCGATCGTCTACCGCGCCTCCATCGCCGAGATGGTGGTGCCGTACGGCGACCCGGCGCCGGTCCGGTTCTGGCAGAACTACTTCGACACCGGCGAGTACCTCTTCGGCCGGTTCGCGAACTCGCTCACCCTGGGCTGCGACTGCCTCGGCGAGATCCACTACGTCGATGTCGACCTGGCCGACGAGGCCGGCGACGTGCAGCGGATCCCCAACGCGATCTGCCTGCACGAGGAGGACTACGGCACGCTCTGGAAGCACACCGACATCTACACCCCGAACTCGGCCGAGGTCCGCCGCCAGCGCCGCCTGGTGATCTCGTTCTTCACCACGGTCGGCAACTACGACTACGGCTTCTACTGGTACCTCTACCTCGACGGCAGGATCGAGTGCGAGGCCAAGCTCACCGGCATCCTCTTCACCTCGGCCTACCGCGGGCTGGAAGAGTGGCCCTACGCCAGCGAGGTGGCCCCGGGCCTCGGCGCCCCGTTCCACCAGCACCTGTTCAGCGCTCGCCTCGACATGATGGTCGACGGCGTCCGCAACGCGGTCGAGGAGGTCGACGCGGTCCGGGTGCCGGTCTCGCCGGAGAACCCGTACGGCAACGCCTTCAGCTACGCCAGGACCCGGATCACGAGCGAGGCCGAGGGGGTGCGCAGCGCGGACGCCTCGGTCGGGCGGACCTGGCACGTCGTGAGCACCGAGCGCACCAACCGGCTCGGCCGGCCGACCGGCTACGTCCTGCGCGCCGAGCAGAACCCGACGCTGCTGGCCGACCCCTCCTCGTCGATCGCCGCGCGGGCGGCGTTCACCACCCGGGACCTGTGGGTCACCCGGTACGCGCCCGAGGAGCGGTACGCGGCCGGCGAGTTCGTCAACCAGAACCCCGGCGGCGACGGCCTGCCGGCGTACGTCGCGGGCGACCGTCCCCTGGACGGCGAGGACGTCGTCCTGTGGCACACCTTCGGCGTGACCCACTTCCCGCGCCCCGAGGACTGGCCGGTGATGCCGGTCGACCACGTCCGCTTCTCCTTGACGCCCTACGGCTTCTTCGACCGCAACCCCACCCTCAACGTCCCCGCCACCACGACCGACCACTGCGAGGGCCACCCTCACCACGCCGACTGA
- a CDS encoding pyridoxal phosphate-dependent decarboxylase family protein — protein sequence MTSSLSDVQSSFPKPATGESTQPPTPALTAAFDPGRFHDGAADIVSRLTTYLGDRSVRGLDLQHPETLLKAARELMTLERQGIADFDADRVNQIVDLYTETGIPVHSPGYMGRQFSGVVPLASLMDLVGSVVNQPSSFYEAGQLPNVAERLMAEELNRFIGWDRDRFAMVTTSGGSLANMTALLAARNRAFPQIWTAGADSTPGRPAIAVSEEAHYSVTRAAGVLGIGERQIIRLPVDRAGRIRPDLAAPVLDEAHRRGLRPFCLVASAGTTSMGAFDPLEELAALARRYGLWLHVDGAHGASLLLSDRHRHRLRGIEQADSLTWDAHKMLFMPAPCTLLFYRDKAAARGAFRQRASYVFDDEPDVYSAYDSADKNFECTKRPMIMPLWTVWSVYGPALFAQKIDRLCAVTRQAHEMVAAEPDFAVAHEPESNILCFRYRPDGLDPATVHRLQLEIRNRIRDGGRFFISKVDIDGTAALRVVVMNHLINADHLAMLITEIRDIGQRVLRASATARHDQRKGSHS from the coding sequence GTGACGAGTTCGCTTTCCGATGTCCAGAGTTCCTTTCCGAAGCCGGCGACCGGTGAAAGCACCCAGCCACCCACGCCGGCCCTCACCGCGGCCTTCGACCCCGGACGTTTCCACGACGGCGCCGCGGACATCGTCAGCCGCCTGACGACGTATCTGGGTGACCGGTCGGTCCGGGGACTCGACCTCCAGCACCCGGAGACGCTGCTGAAGGCCGCGCGGGAGCTGATGACCCTCGAACGGCAGGGCATCGCCGACTTCGACGCCGATCGGGTGAACCAGATCGTCGACCTGTACACGGAGACCGGCATCCCGGTCCACTCACCCGGCTACATGGGGCGGCAGTTCTCCGGCGTGGTGCCACTGGCCAGCCTCATGGACCTGGTCGGCTCCGTGGTCAACCAGCCTTCCTCCTTCTATGAGGCCGGGCAGCTCCCGAACGTCGCCGAGCGGCTCATGGCCGAGGAGCTCAACCGGTTCATCGGCTGGGACCGCGACCGGTTCGCCATGGTGACGACCTCCGGGGGCTCCCTGGCCAACATGACCGCGCTGCTGGCCGCCCGCAACCGCGCCTTCCCGCAGATCTGGACGGCCGGCGCCGACAGCACGCCCGGGCGCCCCGCCATCGCGGTCAGCGAGGAGGCCCACTACAGCGTGACGCGGGCGGCGGGCGTGCTCGGCATCGGGGAACGGCAGATCATCCGGCTGCCCGTCGATCGGGCCGGGCGGATACGCCCCGATCTGGCCGCCCCGGTGCTGGACGAGGCGCACCGGCGTGGCCTGCGACCCTTCTGCCTGGTGGCCTCGGCCGGGACCACGTCGATGGGCGCGTTCGACCCGCTGGAGGAGCTCGCGGCCCTGGCGCGCCGGTACGGGCTCTGGCTGCACGTGGACGGGGCGCACGGCGCGAGCCTGCTGCTGTCGGACCGGCACCGGCACCGGCTGCGCGGCATCGAGCAGGCCGACTCGCTGACCTGGGACGCCCACAAGATGCTGTTCATGCCGGCGCCGTGCACGTTGCTCTTCTACCGCGACAAGGCGGCGGCGCGCGGCGCGTTCCGGCAGCGTGCCAGCTACGTCTTCGACGACGAACCGGACGTCTACAGCGCCTACGACAGCGCGGACAAGAACTTCGAGTGCACGAAACGTCCGATGATCATGCCGCTCTGGACGGTCTGGTCGGTCTACGGGCCCGCGCTGTTCGCACAGAAGATCGACCGGCTGTGCGCCGTGACCCGGCAGGCGCACGAGATGGTCGCCGCCGAGCCGGACTTCGCCGTCGCGCACGAACCGGAGTCGAACATCCTGTGCTTCCGGTACCGGCCGGACGGCCTGGACCCGGCGACCGTGCACCGGCTGCAGCTGGAGATCCGTAACCGGATCCGGGACGGCGGGCGTTTCTTCATCTCCAAGGTCGACATCGACGGGACGGCGGCGCTGCGCGTGGTGGTCATGAACCACCTGATCAACGCCGACCACCTGGCCATGCTCATCACCGAAATCAGGGACATCGGGCAACGGGTGCTGCGCGCGAGCGCCACGGCCCGGCACGACCAGCGCAAGGGGAGTCATTCATGA
- a CDS encoding MBL fold metallo-hydrolase has translation MTTIITVIGGPTALLELGGLRILTDPTFDPPGDHSAGPLTLTKSIGPALSFDDIGQVDLVLLSHDQHPDNLDKLGREAMSAAPLTLSTPDAAANTGATPLHPWEHHDVGRVRVTAVPALHGPPGSEPIVGQVTGFVLTGAGLPTVYVSGDNASLEYVELIAGRFPAIDVALLFGGAVRVPMLDERLTLNAAEMVTATRLLNPRHVVPLHVEGWSHFTENTADVHTAFSEAGLDHLLVSPAPGRPVTLTPA, from the coding sequence ATGACGACGATCATCACCGTGATCGGCGGTCCGACGGCCCTGCTGGAACTCGGCGGGTTGCGCATCCTCACCGATCCGACCTTCGATCCGCCGGGAGACCACTCCGCCGGGCCGCTCACGCTCACCAAGTCCATCGGCCCGGCCCTCTCCTTTGACGACATCGGCCAGGTGGACCTGGTGTTGCTCAGCCACGACCAGCATCCCGACAACCTGGACAAGCTGGGCCGCGAGGCGATGTCCGCCGCGCCGCTGACCCTGAGCACACCCGACGCCGCCGCGAACACCGGCGCCACTCCCCTGCACCCCTGGGAGCATCACGACGTCGGCCGGGTCCGCGTCACCGCCGTTCCCGCCCTGCACGGCCCGCCGGGGTCGGAGCCCATCGTCGGTCAGGTCACCGGCTTCGTGCTCACCGGCGCCGGCCTCCCCACCGTCTACGTCAGCGGGGACAACGCGTCGCTGGAGTACGTGGAGCTCATCGCCGGGCGGTTCCCGGCCATCGACGTCGCGCTGCTGTTCGGCGGCGCCGTCCGCGTCCCCATGCTCGACGAGCGGCTCACCCTGAACGCCGCCGAGATGGTGACCGCCACGCGCCTGCTGAACCCCCGGCACGTCGTGCCGCTCCATGTCGAGGGCTGGAGCCACTTCACCGAGAACACGGCGGACGTGCACACCGCCTTCTCCGAGGCCGGCCTCGACCACCTGCTCGTCTCCCCCGCTCCGGGGCGGCCGGTCACCTTGACGCCCGCCTGA
- a CDS encoding VOC family protein, translating to MRTTGPVCGFGSAEVRARMKCHLHALCFDARDPLRLARFWAGLLDWEQVDDPEDGVALLPGDDTGFRIRFLASQEEKAGQNLMHFDLTSTSLEDQRRTVARALGLGGRHIDVGQRPEEGHVVLADPEGNEFCVIAPGNGFLADCGFIGALACDGSQQVGYFWSEALGWPLVWDQDQETAIRSPHGGPKITWGGPPPMPKSGKNRLHFDLVVDGDQRAEVDRLISLGATRIDIGQGEVGWTVMADPDGHEFCVRAAGASRARRPSGGQSVTAPPHWG from the coding sequence GTGCGGACGACGGGCCCTGTCTGCGGCTTTGGATCGGCGGAGGTACGGGCCAGAATGAAGTGTCATCTCCACGCGCTCTGTTTCGACGCGCGCGACCCGCTCCGGCTCGCGCGCTTCTGGGCCGGCCTGCTGGACTGGGAACAGGTCGACGACCCTGAGGACGGCGTCGCGCTCCTGCCGGGCGACGACACCGGATTCCGGATCCGGTTCCTCGCGAGCCAGGAGGAGAAGGCCGGCCAGAATCTGATGCACTTCGATCTGACCAGCACGTCCCTCGAGGATCAGCGGCGGACGGTGGCGAGGGCGCTCGGGCTCGGCGGCCGGCACATCGACGTCGGCCAGCGCCCGGAGGAAGGGCATGTCGTGCTCGCCGACCCCGAAGGCAACGAGTTCTGCGTCATCGCGCCAGGCAACGGCTTCCTCGCCGACTGCGGATTCATCGGAGCTCTCGCGTGTGACGGTTCGCAGCAGGTCGGGTACTTCTGGAGCGAGGCGCTGGGCTGGCCGTTGGTCTGGGACCAGGACCAGGAGACCGCGATCCGCTCACCGCACGGCGGCCCCAAGATCACCTGGGGCGGCCCGCCGCCGATGCCGAAGAGCGGGAAGAACCGGCTGCATTTCGACCTCGTCGTCGACGGCGATCAGCGGGCGGAGGTCGACCGTCTCATCTCCCTGGGCGCGACGCGGATCGACATCGGCCAGGGCGAGGTCGGCTGGACGGTCATGGCCGATCCCGATGGCCATGAGTTCTGTGTCCGGGCGGCCGGGGCCTCTCGCGCTCGCCGTCCTTCTGGGGGACAATCGGTCACGGCTCCCCCGCACTGGGGCTGA
- a CDS encoding 2-oxo acid dehydrogenase subunit E2, with amino-acid sequence MPEVSANAVEAVLQEWQIEENMPFSADDTIATVETEKAVVDVEAEADGVLLKTLVPAGSTIEVGAPIAVLGEPGEKIDDVDALLAHLRVALGTAVPAPERRTVPEPARPDPPMIANGGTATVRRVFASPLARRLARDAHLSVDQIRGTGPGGRIIRRDVETAVAVQADRAATAAPTSSTGTVPATAPVTPTPGDRPSAGGRPAYVDRPHSRIRKAIAARLTASKQTTPHFYLRGTAHADKLLKLRARLNEVSPTKISVNDMVIKAAAAAHLLVPAMNVVWTPDAIRSFSTVDISVAIATEQGLVTPVLRSVERLSISQVAAGVQDFAQRAKAGRLRQDELEGGSLSITNLGMYGTEEFDAIINPPQAAILAVGAARQEPVVTKGRLTVGTVIRVTLSVDHRPVDGVVAAQWMKAFVSLVENPLRTFV; translated from the coding sequence ATGCCGGAGGTCTCCGCCAACGCGGTGGAGGCCGTCCTGCAGGAATGGCAGATCGAGGAGAACATGCCGTTCTCCGCCGACGACACCATCGCCACGGTGGAGACGGAGAAAGCCGTGGTCGACGTCGAAGCCGAGGCCGACGGCGTGCTCCTGAAGACGCTCGTACCGGCCGGCTCGACGATCGAGGTCGGCGCTCCGATCGCGGTGCTGGGTGAGCCGGGCGAAAAGATCGACGACGTCGACGCGCTGCTCGCCCATCTGAGAGTCGCGCTGGGCACGGCCGTTCCGGCGCCCGAGCGACGTACGGTTCCGGAGCCGGCGCGGCCCGACCCGCCGATGATCGCCAACGGCGGCACGGCCACCGTACGGCGGGTCTTCGCCAGTCCACTGGCCCGGCGGCTGGCGCGGGACGCGCACCTCTCCGTCGATCAGATCCGGGGAACCGGCCCCGGTGGCCGGATCATCCGCCGTGACGTCGAGACCGCCGTCGCCGTCCAGGCCGATAGGGCGGCGACCGCCGCACCCACCTCTTCGACCGGCACCGTGCCTGCCACGGCGCCGGTGACGCCCACGCCAGGCGATCGCCCCTCCGCGGGTGGGCGACCGGCGTACGTCGACCGACCGCACAGCAGGATTCGCAAGGCGATCGCCGCCCGGCTGACCGCGAGCAAGCAGACGACGCCGCACTTCTACCTGCGCGGCACCGCCCATGCGGACAAGCTGCTGAAGCTGCGCGCGCGACTGAACGAGGTGAGCCCGACCAAGATCTCGGTCAACGACATGGTGATCAAGGCGGCCGCGGCCGCCCACCTTCTCGTGCCGGCGATGAACGTGGTCTGGACCCCGGACGCGATCCGCTCCTTCTCCACCGTCGACATCTCGGTGGCGATCGCGACCGAGCAGGGCCTGGTCACCCCCGTGCTCCGTTCGGTCGAGCGCCTGTCGATCTCCCAGGTCGCGGCCGGCGTCCAGGACTTCGCCCAACGTGCGAAGGCCGGACGTCTGCGACAGGACGAGCTCGAAGGCGGCTCCCTCAGCATCACCAACCTCGGGATGTACGGTACCGAAGAGTTCGACGCCATCATCAATCCGCCGCAAGCGGCGATTCTGGCAGTGGGCGCGGCGCGGCAGGAACCTGTCGTCACGAAGGGCAGGTTGACGGTCGGCACCGTGATCCGGGTGACGCTCTCCGTCGATCATCGCCCGGTGGACGGTGTGGTGGCCGCGCAGTGGATGAAGGCTTTCGTGTCGCTCGTGGAGAACCCCTTGCGGACGTTCGTCTGA